The Pseudomonas rhizosphaerae genomic sequence CGGAAGCATCTCAATATGCAAGCAAACTGCTTAAAGAGGATCGCAGTCGCTAGGGCGTTGAAGAAGACAGGGTAAGTTGAACAGATCTTTTAATTAGATTCCTCATGCTCGTCCCGGCGGTAGTGCTGCAGGGCTTTTTTATTCTATTCTTCTTTTTATCTGATCCATGATCCATGCAAGATCTCGCCATGGGAGATGGCCGTACGGGTCATATTTTTCACATTCCGGACCATGGGTAAAAAGGGTAAGGGCGTCCGATGGCCACTGCGCCCACCCACAATATCTGCACTCGAGATGATCAGCTTGAATGCTCCAACTTACATTCCATTCCTTCAGATCGTAGTCGCTAGCAACCAACCTCAGACCAAGCCCTGCCATAGTCACCTCCACGAGGACGTGTCAGCATAGCTGTGCTTGCCTACCTATAGCTCAAGGATTGAAAACCGCCTGTCTGCAAATCGGTCGCGCTGTCCATATGTACAGCGCATGAGCCAAGCCATGGACGCCATTCCAACCCGAACACTTCGATATCTCCATTGACGACCTGTTGTGCATGCGCGCATGGCACCTACCTGGATCGCGTGGCCGGTGACAACATTATTCGCGCCGGGATTTTCGATGGTGACCTACTTATCTTCGACAGGGGCGCGGGAGCAAAAAAGGGCAGGTGATCATAGGCGTTACGCCTGTCGGCGGAGTGCGCACACCCCGTCAGAGGGCTCAGGTTATTCCGTTCGGCCCTTCGATGGCCTGTCGGATCTTCTTGGCTAGATCGCTAGGGATGTACGGCTTGGCAATTACCAAAAAATCACCACCTCCGGCATCTGTGCGCTCCAGAGAGTTCTCAGAGTAGCCCGTGGTCAGGAGCACCTTGATATTTGGGTACCGGCGCTTCGCTTCCCTGGCCAACATCACTCCATTCATGCCGCCCGGCATGATGAGATCCGTGAACAATACATCGTAAGCAGCGCTCTCCATACGTTCCAAAGCTTCCTTTCCGCTGTAGGCGATATCGCACTCGTAGCCGTATTCCTCAAGCACAGCTTGCGCGAGATCCGCGACATCCGGACGGTCTTCAACGACTAGTACCCGCTCATGACCTTGATGAACGTGAATTTCCTCGGCCGCTGCTAGCGTGTGGAGCTGACTATCATCTGCCGGAAAATACATACGGATAGTCGTTCCGATCCCTTCTTCGGAATAAATCCGAGCCACGCCACCAGACTGTTTTACGAAGCCGTAAACCATCGAAAGCCCCAGGCCTGAGCCTTTGCCCTCCTCCTTGGTAGTGAAGAAGGGGTCCATCACTCTGTTTAGGATGGACTCCGGCATTCCTCGGCCATTATCGGTAATGGCGACGCTGACATACCGACCAGGCACGAGGCCCTCATAAGACGAGTTTTTGCTCAGCGTCACGTTACGGGTTTCAACGGACAACATCCGAGCATCCTGTCCCTCCATAGCGTCTCGAGCATTGATGTAAATGTTGAGCAGCGCCACTTCGGTCTGGGTCGGGTCTAATCTCGAGTTCCAGAGGTCTTTCGCAAGGTCATAGCGGATCTGCGTATCGACCAACGTGCGCTCTGCAGTTTCCTCGAAAGATATGATAAGCGTATTCAGGTTGATAACGCGCCCCTGCAGCTTTTGCTTGCGTGAAAATGCCAATAGCTGCTGGGTGAGGGTAGTGGCTCGCTCCGTGGCATCCCGTGCCTGAGTAGCATTGCGTTTAAGCCGCTGACGGTCGATCTCTGGCTTATCAGCGGAGCGCTGGATCATGTCTAGGTATCCCACCATGACCTGCAGCAAATTATTGAAGTCATGGGCTATTCCACCCGTCAGTTGGCCTAGTGCTTCCATTTTTTGCGATTGACGCAGCCCGTCCTCAGCATCACGACGTCTGCTCACGTCGAGCTGTGATGCGAAGAAATAGATTAGGTCGCCTGACTCGTTGTAAACCGGCGAGATAAACAGCGCATTCCAAAATGAGGTGCCATCTTTCTTGTAATTCACTACCTCGACGGCTATCTCCCGCCTGTCTTCAATCGCTTTTCTCACCTGCCCGATGATCTGTCGGTCCGTTTCAGCACCCTGAAGAAATCGACAGTTACGACCAACAATTTCCTCACGGGAGTAGCCAGTCATGTCTATGAAGGCATTGTTGGCAAAAATGATGGGATTATCAGGCCTCTTTGGATCCGTAATCGTCATCGGCATGCGCGTGGTTTCGACGGCTGCGAAGAAGATATTGTGATCAGATGCGCTTATGTCACCGGTAAAGTTGTCGGTCACGCGGTTGGAATGCTTAGCCATTTACGCTCCTGGTTTGGCGGTAGCTACCTTGAGGGCCTAGCTCTTGGAATCGCGAATCGGAGGATCCCTAGACTTGCCGATCAGAAGAAAAGATCTTCCGACAAAACGTCTCGAGACATTGCAGGGAAAAAGGCTTTGCAAGCCAGTGAACATCATCACTTCTCAGCGAATCCGCTCGTGGGTGATAGCCTGACATGACGACGATCGGGCTCTCAGGTTGAGTCGCTTGAAGCTTACGCACCAGATCCATTCCGTCCATCTTCCCAGGCATACACAAGTCTGTAATTAGCAGCCGCACTGGGTAGGGCCTCTGCTGGATGTGCAGCCAGGCCTGGTCTGCTGTCTCAAAGACGTGAACTTGGTAGCCTAGATCTTGGAGGAACTCGAAGAGAAGATCACGGACCGGCTGCTCGTCTTCAACGAGAATGATAGTGTTCATAGGAGGTCATTTTCGAAGGAGATACGACATTGACTGCCAGCGTTCACGAACATTCCCTGCGGTTAGATTTTAGTCAACAATCATGAGTTGTGGTGCATGCTCGATGCGCCGGAAGGGGCGATTGAGGAATCTGTGAGCAGCGGATGCAACCTGCAGTGGACGATTTTGGGTTCAGCGAGGCGAGTTCAGGATGAGCTGACGCCCTTGGATGAACTGGTTCTGTCGTCAATGACGCAAACAGGTCCTTGCCGTGGGGTTTGGATGTGCAGGGTGAATGCGTCGGTAGATAAGCCATCCTAAGGCCGCAGCTGTACAATCTGCATAATCTTCACCTTCTTTTCTCTAAAATCAGGATCTAGGATCGGATGTCAACATCAGAATTTGAAATCGATATCGCTTCTATCGGAAAGATGGAGAGCATTCCTTTGATTCTGAGCTTGGTGAAAGCGACCACAGGTTTGCGCTTCGCAGCTGTTGCCAGGGTGACCACGAGTCGATGGGTGGCTTGTGCGGTCGATGACTCGATTGGATTGGAGTTGGCCGTTGGTAGCGAACGTCTTACAGCAGAGACTTTATGCGGCCAAGTGCATGATCTGCGCAGATCATTGGTGTTCGGTAGCGGTTTTGCTGAATTGTCTCGTTTAGGATACGAAGCGGTGGCGCCGAGCGATTTGCCTGCCGTACAAAGCCATATTTCCATTCCCATCATTACTGCCAATGGGGAGCTATTTGGAACCCTATGTGCGCTGGACGTAATGCCCATTACCTTGAATAAGCAGTCGGCTATAAATACGCTTGAGCTTTTCGCTCAGCTAATCGCCGTGAATTTGAGTTTGCACGATCGCCTTGAACAAAGTGAATCTCAACTCGTTGCATCAACCGAGCTTGGCCGGCTCCGCGAACAATTCATTGCGGTTCTAGGGCATGACCTCCGTACCCCGCTTAGCGCCGTAAGGCTCAGCGCAGATGCGCTACGCGCGAACATTTCGGAGAGCCGACGTTTGCTGCTGGCCGAAGGTATTCGGTTAAGCGCGGCACGCATGGCCGCATTGATAGAGGACATTTTGGACTTCACACGCTGTCAGCTAGGAGGTGATGTCGTAATGAATCTCCGTCGAGCAGACGACATTTTTGATGTGCTTGGAGCTGTTGTTCAGGAGGTCCGTTTGGCCCATCCGGAAGCAAATATCACGTTTGACTATGAGGGCGCTACTGCATTGTTATGTGATGTCGGCAGGATTAGTCAGCTGGTTTCCAACCTCTTGACCAACGCAGTAGCGCATGGTCAAAAAGGAGGGGCAATTGTGCTAAAGGGGCGCATCGATGAGGGAATGTTGGTGCTGAGCTGCATCAACGGGGGCAGCCAATCCCAGATACGTTGCTTGGATCTCTTTTCGAGCCTTTTACGCGTACCGACCGTGACAGTCACACAGAGGGCCTTGGGCTGGGCCTATATATATGCTCGCAGGTTGCTGAAGCTCATGGTGGTACGTTGAGCGTAACCTCCAACAAAGACGCAACGATATTTGTCGCATCAATACCAGTACGCTTGTAGGTTCACTACGATGCTTCGCGGTAACGGAACAATGGCTTGAAGCCTACAAATGGCTACAGATTCCATTGGTCACAAGCGAAGGCCGTATGCATAATCGGCATAGGGCTCGGCAATGTCATCTGATACCAATTCTGATACCAATGGCGGCTTTTTGTTGATGCCTCACGAGCGCTGGGGAGCGGGAAATGCCCGAAAACATTGATCAACAGCTAACGTCAGCAACCACTTAAGACTGCATGGTGATGTTAGCTGTGGAGATCAAGGAGCTTTACCTATCAATAACTGGGGGAGCGATGGTTTCAGGCCATACCGAATCGATAGCCGATTCGGTACCAATCTGGAGCCTGGCAATAAAGGCGGGATTCAAACCGGACATTGCGCCTATTGTCGCATAGGTGTGGCGGTAGTTGTATGGCGGCCGGTCGCGAATTCCTGGCCCCTGAAGCCTAGACAGGACATGGCTTTGCCAGCTCATTACCCGCAAGCTCCACGAAGGGCAGGGCTTGTTTTCTGTGATTCCAGCTCTGAAAATGTGGGCTTGGATTTTTTGATCAGGGATGAAACATTGAAGACTCTTGTCTGGCTGGTGATTGCAGCCGTTATCGCGTGGAAATTTTCCCCACAGATCGATGGATGGCTGAATTCCGATTCTTCAGCGAATTCAGGCGGCCTTGTATCCCCAACGCCGTTAAAGCCCCCGGTAAGTCGCGCGCCATTCAATTGTGATGGTCGACAGTACTGCTCGCAAATGACGTCCTGCGCCGAGGCGATGGCTTTTCTGCAGAATTGTCCAGGTATGAAAATGGACGGCAATAACGACGGTGTTCCCTGCGAAACCCAGTGGTGCAAGAGATAGGTTTTTTTCTACGCGGCTTCTGTACATAGAGAAGGCTAATCGTTACTGCTTTCAGTCGTTCGCTACCCGCCGTAGAGAGCTGAGCGACCGCCGACCCCTGCACGTACCGCCGCTAACGCAGAACGTTCAAATACCGTCGTTGCAAAGTTATCAGGCAGCTTCAACTGAAACGGCGAGATGCTTGCCCATGGCGGCCAGCGCTGATTCGATCTGCTCCATCTTGGATGTATGCAAAAAATCTACCAGACGATCTCCTTGGGTTTGATGAAAGCCCAGCAGCCGGCACAGATCTGCTTTGCGCATATCTCGCTCTATCATCGTATTCCAAAGCACGATCTTCGCTACGGTCACAGCAGGCAGATGAATGATACGCTCGCCCTGTTGCGGTGCTGATGCCCGCGGAATTGGACGTCGTTGGTCAACGTAGATCGACAGCGTTGTTTCTATCGCGTCAACGGCCTCGTTGACAGCGTGCTGTTCGTCGTCCCCAAAGCTGTTCAGTTCCGGCAAGTCTCTGCAGTAGACGGCGAGACCGGGAACAGTGTCTGTTTCAAATCGGATTGCATAGTCATACATGGCTTAGTCCTCCGGGTGATAGGCCTGCTGTCCGCAAAGCGAAAAACCATCAAAGCCCCAGTTGTTTAATGATCGCCTTGCATGTCCCTTCCAGCCTTCATTTTGCTCTGACGGGTCGAGTTCAAGCCCCCCGCCCCAGATGAGCCAGACTCGTCGCCAGCTCATTCTTCCTGAACGGCTTGCTCAACCGCGGCAGGTCCGGGT encodes the following:
- a CDS encoding histidine kinase famiy protein, producing MAKHSNRVTDNFTGDISASDHNIFFAAVETTRMPMTITDPKRPDNPIIFANNAFIDMTGYSREEIVGRNCRFLQGAETDRQIIGQVRKAIEDRREIAVEVVNYKKDGTSFWNALFISPVYNESGDLIYFFASQLDVSRRRDAEDGLRQSQKMEALGQLTGGIAHDFNNLLQVMVGYLDMIQRSADKPEIDRQRLKRNATQARDATERATTLTQQLLAFSRKQKLQGRVINLNTLIISFEETAERTLVDTQIRYDLAKDLWNSRLDPTQTEVALLNIYINARDAMEGQDARMLSVETRNVTLSKNSSYEGLVPGRYVSVAITDNGRGMPESILNRVMDPFFTTKEEGKGSGLGLSMVYGFVKQSGGVARIYSEEGIGTTIRMYFPADDSQLHTLAAAEEIHVHQGHERVLVVEDRPDVADLAQAVLEEYGYECDIAYSGKEALERMESAAYDVLFTDLIMPGGMNGVMLAREAKRRYPNIKVLLTTGYSENSLERTDAGGGDFLVIAKPYIPSDLAKKIRQAIEGPNGIT
- a CDS encoding response regulator; protein product: MNTIILVEDEQPVRDLLFEFLQDLGYQVHVFETADQAWLHIQQRPYPVRLLITDLCMPGKMDGMDLVRKLQATQPESPIVVMSGYHPRADSLRSDDVHWLAKPFSLQCLETFCRKIFSSDRQV
- a CDS encoding ATP-binding protein, with the translated sequence MLGSLFEPFTRTDRDSHTEGLGLGLYICSQVAEAHGGTLSVTSNKDATIFVASIPVRL
- a CDS encoding type II toxin-antitoxin system HicB family antitoxin, with protein sequence MYDYAIRFETDTVPGLAVYCRDLPELNSFGDDEQHAVNEAVDAIETTLSIYVDQRRPIPRASAPQQGERIIHLPAVTVAKIVLWNTMIERDMRKADLCRLLGFHQTQGDRLVDFLHTSKMEQIESALAAMGKHLAVSVEAA